A genomic stretch from uncultured Pseudodesulfovibrio sp. includes:
- a CDS encoding YchJ family protein, producing the protein MSQTCPCGSGKETAQCCTPYISGEAVAPTAEALMRARYSAYVLNELDYLKVSLAPETQESHDEESVREWSEKAEWLGLTIHDTWAGLEEDTDGIVEFSANYAIDGEELSHRERSHFRKEDGKWYYVDGDMVSGPPVRKEPKIGRNEPCPCGSGKKYKKCCGR; encoded by the coding sequence ATGTCTCAAACATGCCCATGCGGTTCAGGCAAAGAAACTGCCCAATGCTGCACCCCCTATATTTCCGGTGAGGCCGTCGCGCCTACAGCCGAAGCGCTCATGCGCGCCCGCTATTCTGCTTACGTGCTCAACGAACTGGACTACCTCAAGGTCAGCCTCGCTCCCGAGACACAGGAAAGCCATGACGAAGAGTCTGTCCGCGAATGGTCTGAAAAGGCTGAATGGCTGGGACTGACCATCCATGACACCTGGGCCGGTCTTGAAGAAGATACCGACGGCATCGTGGAGTTCTCTGCCAACTACGCCATAGACGGCGAAGAACTGTCACACCGTGAGCGCAGTCATTTTCGCAAGGAAGATGGTAAATGGTATTATGTAGATGGCGACATGGTTTCCGGTCCGCCAGTTCGCAAGGAACCCAAGATCGGCCGCAACGAGCCGTGCCCCTGCGGTTCCGGGAAAAAATATAAGAAGTGTTGCGGCCGCTAA
- the dxs gene encoding 1-deoxy-D-xylulose-5-phosphate synthase yields the protein MKTEILSKINKPHDVQILEGDELDVLAQELRDIIISQVSDHGGHLAPCLGVVELTLALFKSYDLDKDKLVWDVGHQAYAHKLLTGRVKEFSTLRQKGGLSGFPRMAESQYDHFGVGHSSTSISAALGMAMARDLKGDDHEVIAVIGDGSLTAGLAFEGLNQAGDLGRKMVVVLNDNEMSISKNVGALSQFLSRKMTTPFLQRLKSDVEGLLGTIPKIGDDLAGYAKRYGDSVKSFFTPGILFEAFHFTYVGPIDGHDTATMVKVFEEIKKLDKPVLVHVLTKKGKGYEPAESDPSHYHGVGKFIPETGLARKFSGSGLPSYTSIFGSTLCALAEKDESIMAITAAMPEGTGTECFHAQFPERFVDVGICEQHAVTFAAGLATQGFKPAVAIYSTFMQRAYDQIIHDVCLQNLNVNLFLDRGGLVGEDGATHHGAFDMSFLRHIPNLVVMAPKDEAELAQMMATAFAYDGPCAMRYPRGTGVGAKVSKTPRKIAIGKGELMHDGKDGVIITIGSRVYPAVEASMELEQDGMSVAVFNTRFVKPLPDKQLLELAERFDRILLVEENAEAGGFGSAVLELLAANDALQDKVIRQLGIPDEFVEHGTQKELRAMLGIDKTGIKRAMRTLCNESVSLKKSL from the coding sequence ATGAAGACAGAGATTCTGTCTAAAATAAATAAGCCTCATGATGTTCAGATATTGGAAGGCGACGAGCTTGATGTCCTTGCCCAGGAATTGCGCGATATCATTATCAGTCAGGTATCAGATCACGGTGGCCATCTCGCGCCGTGTCTTGGCGTTGTCGAGCTGACTCTTGCCCTGTTCAAATCCTATGACCTTGATAAAGACAAGCTGGTCTGGGACGTGGGACATCAGGCATACGCGCATAAACTCCTGACAGGGCGGGTCAAGGAGTTCTCTACTCTGCGTCAGAAGGGCGGTCTCAGCGGGTTCCCCCGCATGGCTGAGTCTCAATACGATCATTTTGGTGTGGGCCATTCCTCCACGTCCATTTCCGCAGCGCTTGGTATGGCCATGGCGCGTGACCTCAAGGGGGATGACCATGAAGTTATTGCGGTTATCGGTGATGGCTCCCTGACTGCAGGGCTTGCTTTTGAAGGATTGAACCAGGCGGGTGACCTCGGTCGAAAAATGGTGGTTGTCCTCAACGACAACGAGATGTCCATTTCCAAGAATGTTGGCGCGCTGTCTCAGTTCCTGAGCCGCAAGATGACCACGCCGTTTTTGCAGCGGTTGAAGAGTGACGTGGAAGGGTTGCTCGGAACCATCCCCAAGATTGGTGATGATCTGGCCGGGTATGCCAAACGGTATGGCGATTCAGTGAAGTCCTTCTTTACTCCCGGTATTTTGTTCGAAGCATTTCATTTCACTTACGTCGGCCCCATCGACGGACATGACACGGCGACGATGGTCAAGGTCTTCGAAGAGATCAAGAAGCTCGACAAGCCGGTACTCGTGCATGTTCTGACGAAGAAGGGCAAGGGTTACGAACCGGCGGAATCTGATCCGTCCCATTACCATGGGGTGGGCAAGTTCATTCCGGAAACTGGTCTGGCCCGTAAGTTCTCCGGTTCCGGTCTGCCTTCCTATACGTCCATTTTCGGTTCCACTCTGTGCGCTCTGGCCGAGAAGGATGAATCCATCATGGCCATTACTGCTGCCATGCCCGAAGGCACCGGCACGGAATGTTTCCATGCGCAGTTCCCTGAGCGGTTCGTCGATGTGGGTATCTGTGAACAGCATGCGGTCACATTTGCCGCCGGATTGGCGACACAGGGTTTCAAACCAGCGGTGGCTATCTATTCCACCTTTATGCAACGTGCCTATGACCAAATCATCCACGATGTCTGTTTGCAGAACCTGAATGTGAACCTCTTTCTTGATCGCGGTGGTCTTGTCGGCGAAGACGGAGCTACACACCACGGCGCATTCGACATGAGCTTTTTGCGGCATATCCCGAACCTCGTAGTCATGGCACCCAAGGATGAAGCCGAGTTGGCCCAGATGATGGCTACGGCTTTTGCCTATGACGGCCCATGCGCCATGCGGTATCCTCGCGGTACCGGCGTCGGAGCCAAGGTGTCCAAGACGCCCCGCAAAATTGCCATCGGCAAGGGTGAGCTTATGCACGACGGAAAGGACGGCGTCATCATCACCATCGGTTCGCGCGTCTATCCTGCCGTGGAAGCCTCCATGGAATTGGAGCAGGACGGCATGAGCGTGGCGGTGTTCAATACCCGGTTCGTCAAGCCGTTGCCGGACAAGCAGTTACTGGAACTGGCGGAGCGATTTGATCGTATTCTGCTGGTGGAAGAGAACGCCGAGGCCGGAGGCTTTGGGTCAGCTGTTCTTGAGTTGCTGGCAGCCAACGACGCCCTGCAAGACAAGGTTATTCGTCAACTCGGCATACCGGATGAGTTTGTTGAACATGGCACGCAAAAAGAGCTTCGTGCGATGCTTGGCATTGATAAGACTGGAATAAAGCGGGCTATGCGGACCTTGTGCAATGAGTCTGTATCGTTGAAGAAGTCGCTGTAA
- a CDS encoding farnesyl diphosphate synthase → MNFKEQLAQRAETVESFLAGCMKDRGIPPRLLKSMEYSLLAGGKRLRPVLILSWATMLAPDDEAMGDKVMPFAASLECIHTYSLIHDDLPAMDDDDLRRGKPSNHKKFDEATAILAGDGLLTEAFGLMSAASIVKGLPADRVLRAIYVLATAAGSGGMVGGQAVDMEFTGRNDVPLDALRKMHAMKTGALITAACECGAILSGAGEADIDSAREFGKSIGVAFQIVDDVLDVVGDTETLGKPAGSDEAMGKSTYPSLIGLEKSKQLASQQIEIALKHLSNCTGAEKDFLEQLARYIVDRVY, encoded by the coding sequence ATAAATTTCAAGGAGCAATTGGCACAGCGAGCTGAAACTGTTGAGTCGTTTCTTGCCGGGTGTATGAAGGACCGGGGTATCCCCCCGCGCCTGCTCAAATCAATGGAGTATTCTCTGCTGGCGGGCGGCAAGCGGCTTCGCCCGGTGTTGATCCTGTCCTGGGCAACGATGCTGGCCCCCGATGATGAGGCAATGGGTGACAAGGTCATGCCTTTTGCGGCATCACTTGAGTGTATCCACACGTATTCCCTGATTCACGATGATCTCCCTGCCATGGACGATGACGACCTGCGGCGCGGCAAGCCCTCCAACCATAAAAAGTTTGATGAAGCTACGGCTATTCTGGCCGGTGACGGCCTGCTCACCGAAGCCTTTGGATTGATGAGTGCCGCGTCCATCGTCAAGGGACTTCCCGCTGATCGCGTCCTGCGCGCCATTTATGTGCTGGCTACGGCGGCTGGCTCCGGCGGTATGGTCGGAGGTCAGGCTGTAGATATGGAGTTTACGGGCAGGAATGACGTGCCCCTTGATGCTCTGCGTAAAATGCATGCCATGAAAACCGGCGCACTCATTACCGCCGCCTGCGAGTGCGGGGCGATCCTGTCCGGCGCGGGCGAGGCCGATATCGACAGTGCCCGAGAATTCGGCAAATCCATTGGTGTGGCTTTCCAGATTGTGGACGACGTTCTCGATGTGGTCGGCGATACCGAGACGCTGGGCAAACCGGCGGGCAGCGACGAAGCAATGGGCAAGTCCACTTACCCGTCGCTGATTGGGCTTGAGAAAAGCAAACAACTGGCATCGCAGCAAATCGAGATCGCCTTGAAACATCTTTCGAATTGTACCGGGGCGGAAAAGGACTTTCTTGAACAACTTGCCCGATACATAGTGGACAGGGTGTACTGA
- the xseB gene encoding exodeoxyribonuclease VII small subunit, which yields MAKDTFEKKLERLKVVVEKLERGDLPLEEGVALYKEGLELVKGCGSQLENARNEVRIVSEGLIREFDALSALGDDAEGT from the coding sequence ATGGCAAAAGATACGTTTGAAAAGAAGCTGGAACGGCTCAAGGTTGTGGTCGAAAAGCTGGAGCGCGGTGATCTGCCTCTGGAAGAAGGCGTTGCCTTGTATAAGGAAGGTCTTGAACTGGTTAAAGGGTGCGGCTCCCAGCTGGAGAACGCCCGCAATGAAGTCAGGATCGTGTCCGAAGGGCTGATCAGGGAATTCGATGCGCTGAGTGCGCTCGGCGATGATGCGGAGGGGACATGA